The DNA segment TCTTGTGCAAAGGCCGACAGCAGGCTGCCGAGAGAAAACAGCAGGATGGTGATTTGCATGGTGCGAACGCGCCCGATGCGGTCCGACAGGTAGCCGCTGAGCCAGCCACCCACGGCGCTGCACAGAACGGTCACCGAGACGATGCCGCCCATTGTCTTCATGTCGCTGTGCAGAGCGGTCGCCAACGTTCCGATCGCCAGCGGAAACAACATGAAATCCATGCCGTCGAGGGTCCAGCCTCCCGCCGCGGCCCAAAAGGTCCGACGTCCCTTGACGTTCATCGTTCGATAGAAATCCAGCAGCGAAGTGTCCGGCGCATCCGCCGCGACCATCCCCTTAACCTCAGTCGCGTCACTCATGGCCGGCGATCTCCCCCGATCGTTATTGAGCGTTGCAGTCGCCAGGGCGACCTTGGAGCCCGTCTCTGCGAAAAACTTCACTTCACCATTGCAACGGATAATAGTATCATTGTATCCAATTTTGGGTGCAAGCGGAAAATTTGCGCAAAGCCCGCCTTGCGATGCAGCATTCGGTGAAGTCTTGGCATTTGACCATCTTTCCCAAGAACGACTGGTCTCCCTGTTGACGACCTTTGTTGCGTATCCAAGCCAGCAATCGGAGCTTCAGGAGAGCGATCCGGCCGTCAGATCCTTCATTCGCGATTGCGCCGCGCCCCTATTGGAGGAGATGGGCGCGCGTTTTAGCTACGACCAAATGGGCAACCTAGTACTTGATGCGGGCCCGAAGGGGACCGGGCGTTCGATCCTGTTCGTGGGCTATGCCATGACTCATCCAGGCGCCGCCATGAGCGATCCGTTCACGCCCAAGGTCATCGAGACCGCCAGGGGCCAAGCCGTGCGCGGGCGGGGCGTCGCGGAACAGAAAACCGCACTCGCTGCATTGTTTGGCGCCCTCGGTGCGGCTCTCGCCGAAGGTCGGCTAGAAGGGCAGTTGATTTTTGCGCTCACGACGGCAGGGGAAACCGGCCGACACGATGCGGTTGCGAGCGTCATGCAGATGCTGGCCGATAAGCCGGCCTGTGCCGTCGTGTGTATCGGGACCGACAACCGTGTTGCCATCGGCAACAAGGGGCGTGTTGATTTCGATATTTTCGTCCACGGCAAAGCGTCGCACAGCTCGGCGCCCTGGAATGGCGTCAACGCCATCAACGGCGCGCAACACGTGCTGCAGCAGATTGAGGCCCTCGATCTTGACGTTGCGGACCATCCCGCCTTCGGACCCGCAACCCTGACGCCGACCGCGATCGACAGTTCTCCGAAAGCCACGCACACCGTGCCGGACACGGTGCGGATGACGTTCGATCGGCGCCTTCTTCCGGGGGAGTCTCCGGAAGCCGCGTACGAGGCGATCCGTGGCCGGGTGTCGGTCGACAGTCCGTGGTCGCTGAGCTTCAGGCGCGGACCGGTCATGTTTCCCAACGAACTGGCGCTCGACGGGCCCTTGTTCAAAAAACTTCACACCGCCTTTTCGCGGGCTGGGCAGCGAGAATTGGCGTCTTTTCACTGTAACTTCGCGCTTGATGCCGGCTATTTCTCACGTAACGGCATTGAAGCTGTGATGCTCGGCCCCGGCGAAGTCGATCAATTTCATTCCAACGAGGAACAAGTCCTCGTCGCCGATCTCGTTCATATGGCAAACGTCTATTATCAACTGATTCGCTGCAGCGTCGGGCCGTCATAGCCCTGGAAAGTTGGTCGACAGATGGCGCAGGCAAAGCTGGTTCCTCCCCCCTGGACGCCGTCATGGACGGTCGAGAACAAGACGCTGTCCGCGGTCGAGCAGGCTTACAACTACATTCTGGAAGGCATTCTGTCCGGTGCGCTTGCGCCCGGCATGCGCGTCCCGAGCGAGGCTGTCGCCGAAGCGCTGCACATCAGCCGGATGCCGGTTCGCGATGCCTTGCGGAGGCTCGAGGGGGACGGAGCCATTACGATCTACGCGAACCGCGGAGCCACGGTCGCGGAATATTCGCACGACGAGGTGATTCAGCTGATCGAAATGCGCGCGGTGCTCGAAGCCCTCGGAGCGCGGCTGGCGCTGCCGAATATAGGGCCGCGCGAAATCGATGAGATCATGCACCTTAAGCTTCGCATGGAGCGCTCGGCCGACGATGTCGCCCATTGGATCGCGTTCCACGATGCGTTCCACAATTACCTGACGTCGCTGAGCAGGCGTCCGTTGTTGGTGCGGCAGACCGAACGCATCCGCATGATGCTGCGTCCATATTTCCGCAGGCACCATGTCGAGACCCATGAGCTGGAAATCCCGGGTCATGAACACCAGAAAATCGTCGACGCTGTTTATCGAGGAGATCCGGGCGAGGTCGAGCAGACGGTCCGCGCGCATGCGCTCGCCAATGTCGAGAAGATCGCCAAGCTCACCTGACCAGGTCCTTCCGAGCCACTCGTCGGAACCCTCTTCTTGCCGCAAACCCCGCTTGGCTCCCGCCGGGCCGATCTAAAAACCATTGCGGAAGAGCCAGCCCGGTCTTGATTGGCTACTAAGATAATTGTATCCAATATGGGAGCCGCTGGAGGCGAACTTGCTGCAACAGGTCAATGCGCTCGTCACCGTCAACCGCCCCCTCGCGGGCGATTACTGGCTGATCGAATTGGAAGCGCCGTCCATCGCGAGACAGCTTTCGCCGGGCCAGTTCGTTAACATCCGCATTCCCGGCCTCGTCCCGTTCCTGCGCCGGCCCTTCAGCGTTTATCGCGTCAACCAAGAGCGCACGCGGCTGCAGGTTGCCTACAAGATGCTGGGCGAAGGCACCCGCCTTATGACTACCGCCTTCAGCGAAGGCGGCTTCTGCGACGTCATCGGTCCGCTCGGCAAGGGATTTAGCCTGCCTGAGCAAGCCAAGCGAATTGCCGTCATCGGCCGGGGGATTGGTATCGCGGCCCTGCCGACTCTGGTCGACCTGGCGGCGACACGGAACATCGATGTCCACGGCTTCCTGAGTGCGCGCACCCCTCCCAACCTGATCGGCGCCGACATCTTCGCGGACCATGGCTTCCCGGTCGAGACGCATGTGGATGGTGATCGGAATGTCGAACTCGTGACCGATCTTCTGCAGGCGCAGATATCGCGCACATCGTTCGACGCAATCTACGTGTGCGGGTCCAACCGGCTCACGCGAGCGGCACATCGGTTGGCGCAACAGGCCGGGATTCTTTCGGAAGTGGCGATGGAGCAGCATATGGCGTGCGGCTTCGGGGACTGCCACGGATGCGTCATTGCGGTAAACACCGATCGCGAATCTACGGAAAAGGCCTGGCGCGAAGTTTGCCACCACGGGCCGGTGTTTCAGACATGGGAGATCATCAATGCCAGCGCCTGATCTGTCGGTCACCATCGCCGGAATAACGATGAAGAATCCGCTCACGGTGGGATCCGGCACCTACGGTCATCACGGGCGGTTCAGCCAGTTTTTTCCCGTCGAGGTGATGGGCGCTCTCGTGCCGAAGACCATCAGGACCTACAAATGGCCGGGCAATCCGGCGCCGCGTCTGCATGAAACGCCTGCCGGGCTGCACACATCAGTCGGCATCCCCTGCAATAGCTGGGAGCACTTTCTTGCTCACGACGTCCCGATCCTGGAGGCTCAGAAACTTCCCGTCATCCAGAGCGTCATCGGCCGCACCGAAGATGAATATGTCGATATCGTCGGCCGCTGTTCGGATCTCGGGATCTTTGCAGCGCTGGAACTCAACCTGTCGTGCCCCAACCTGAAGCAGGGCGGCCTCGACTTCGGATACGACCCGGATGCCGCCTATCAAGTCGTCGAGCGCTGCAAGCAGAGATCCGCGGTCCCTGTATTCGCCAAACTGGCGCCCGACTATTCCTCGCTGGTTCCGGTGGCGCAGGCGGTGGAGTCTGCCGGCGCGGACGCAATTTCAATGATCAACGGGCCGCGCGCGATGTGCATCGACTATCGCACTCGCAAACCGATCATCGGCAACAAGATCGGCGCGCTCGGCGGCCCGGCTCTGAAGTCGCTGGCGGTCTACATGATCTGGGCGGTCTATCGCGCGGTCAAAATTCCGATCATCGGAATGGGCGGCGTCGCTGACTTCCGCGACGTCATTGAATTCATGGCGGCAGGCGCGCGCGCAGTGGCCTTTGGCACCGTCAATTATGTTGATCCGCTGGCACTTCCGCGCGCGCTCGCGGATTTGACCAAGTACCTTGAAGAGAACGGGGTCAGCGACGTCAACGAACTGGTCGGTGCAGCGCATGACGAACCCCGCGCAATCGCGGACATCCCCCAGGTGGATGCCGCCAAGGCAGGCGTCCCCCAGAAAGTCGTAGCCTGAGCGCGCTCTGGCCTGATACGGGTAGCGATGACTCGTAAGCACAAAGGCCGATTTTGATGCCGGCGTCTCCCATGCTCATTTCGCGCGGCCGCGTCCTCGACGTGGACGGAGATCTCGACCGGCCTGCCGTCTCGGATATCTTCATCGAAAATGGGCATATCGTTGCTGTTGGCGCGGATGCTGCAAAAGCGGCAGTGCAACGCGCAGAGGTTACCAAGATCGATGCCGGCGATAAGCTGGTCATTCCCGGTCTCATCAATGCGCACTACCACTCGCATGACACCATGTTGCGTGGTCTGTTCGAGCAATTGCCGCTCGACGCATGGATGCTTTATTCCGGACCCGGCAATTATTCGCGCCCGTCGCCCTCCCGGATTGGGCTTCGAACAATGCTGGGCGCGGCCGAATGCTTGCTCAATGGCATTACGACCGTGCAGGACATGCCGGCGATGTCGCAAGCAGATCACGACCAGATCAACGCGATCGTTGCAGCCTACGAACAGAGCGGCATTCGCGTGGTCCTCGCGCCGCAGATTTCCGACCGTGCGCCCGTCGAATGCGTGCCATACTGGCGCGGCCTGCCGGCGGCCAGCGATCCTCTGCTCGCGAACGGGGTCAATGTTCGCGACTACAAAACCCTGATCGAGGAGCGCGTCGGCAGCGTCGACATGGCGCGGCTGAGCTGGGCCATCGGTCCTTCGGGTCCACAGCGCTGCACTGATGATCTGCTGTCGTGGACGGCAGCGGTGGCGCGACGGCACGGTCTTCAAATATTCACCCACCTCTATGAAGCCCGCTCGCAGGCGGTTCTTGCGCGCCAGCTTTATCCGCAAGGCTCGCTGCTCGACCACCTGGCGAAGTTTGGCCTTCTTGGGCCGCATCTGACAGTCGCGCATGGCGTCTGGATCAGCCGACAGGAAATCGAGCGTTTCGGTGCCGCAGGCGCCAATGTCGTCTGCAACCCCATCAGCAACCTGAAACTGCTGAACGGCTTTGCACCGGTGGTCGAATACGCCAAGGCAGGCGCCAATATCGCGCTCGGCTGCGACAACTGCAGCGGAAACGATGCGCAGAACATGTTCCAGGCAATGAAGGCGTTCGCGCTCATGTGGGGGATGTATTCGGGGGCAGGCGAAGAGGGGGCCGCACGCTCTGCTTACAAGGCAGCGACCATCGGAGGTGCACGCGCCTTGAAGAAGGCCGATGAGATCGGCCTCGTGCGGCCAGGCTACCGAGCGGATCTGGTCCTCATCAATCTCACCGATACGGCCTACCGGCCGTTAAACAGCGCGGTAAAACAGTTGGTGTTCGGCGAAAGTGGAAAGGGCGTCGACACGGTCATCGTCGACGGGCGCGTTGTAGTCGAAAAAAGCAGGCTGACGACTATTTCGGAAGCTGAACTGCACCGATCGGCTGAAGCTTGGCGTGCCGAACTGTCCGTTGAATCCATGCGTGTCTCAAAAAGAAATGAAGGATTTCTTCGTGATATCCTTGCGGCATATGAAGAAGCGAATCGTTACCCAATCGAGTTCGACCGATTTCTGCTCCGTCAACAGTGAGTGGAAAGGCGTAGTGGCAAGCTATCGTACAAAGCTAATGACGCACTTCCCGGAACACGTCGGAAACGGGTTAGGCACTTGCGCACACGGAGTCAGTCCGCAGCTCGATAAGCCTTCGTCTGAAATGTAGCGTCCGATTATATAAGTTTTGCGTCTTATCCGTTGTCGCCACTGGCAAGCCTTTTAGCAAAAACCTTATCAGTTGGCCGTTTGTGAAGCGGCGCGACTTGATTACATCGGTTTGACGCTGCGCCGTTTCCGTGGACATTGTTGAAGACCTCCCTGGGGGACGAGTCGCCCAAGGCCGCGCTCCTGAACCGATGGCGAAACTGTTGATGACGATCGTGGCGAGGCTGAGGAACGTGTTGCCTATATTATTTTGTGTCAAAGCCCAGCCGATTGGTGCCTGTTCGCACCATGTCCTTAGTCAGGCCAGAATGGACTTCGGCAGCATGCAGTGTGCTCCCTTTGCTAGGTTGACCATCTGGGTCACACGGATGTCCGCGGCGAGGCTGCATAGCGTGTAGGCGTCCGTTTTCGATAGTCCGCGCACTTCACCGATCCATGTGATCATGTCGCGGAGCGCCTGCCGCACGGCATCGTCGAGATCCTCATCGAAACCCATGGTGATGTAATGCGTCGGGGTTTCCGCGCGTGGCGCAGTCAACTCCTTGCCCTTGAGCACGGTGAATTTGAAGCGACCGGTCAGCGCCGTTTCAACGGCGGTAATGCAAACTTCGCCGTCACCCTGCACCCCGTGGCCGTCGCCGACAGTGAATTGTGCACCCTCATTGAACACTGGAAAATAGACCTTCGTCCCGGCAACCAGTTCCTTGTTGTCCATATTGCCGCCCATCGCTCGCGGAACAATCGAAGTGATGCGTCCCCAATTGGGCGGCGGCGCCACGCCCATCACGCCGAAGAATGGTTTGAGCGCCAGTTTTCCGCCCCACGGGAGCGTCACCGTCTTGGCCTGCTTATCGATGGGAAGAATCTTCAGGACGAAGTCGGGAAAGTCGTCGGGTATGGTGCCGAGCAGGGGAATGATCAGGTTGAAACCCCAATTCTGCCGCAGGATCACGTCCAGAATGTCCACCGCGAGGACATCGCCCGGTTTGGCGCCTTCGACATGTATCGGCCCGGTCAGTAAATGAGGCCCCTGTCCGCGTTCGGCCGCTTCCAGGATCGGACGGTGCTCGGAAAGGATCTCGAAGGTGCTGTCATTCGGCAGGTGCGGCGGTTCGCCCGAAACAGTGTCTATGACTACCTCGCTGCCGGAAGCAACGCTGGTGATCGCCGGAGTCGAAGGATCGAAAAAGCCCCATTTGACAGTCTGTGGCGTCGCCGCCACCTTGATCGCCGTATTGTCCATCCTGTGTCTCCTTGGGTTTTATTGAAATCGGCGGACCGCTGTATGAAGCCCCGATCAGCGTTTGGCGTTCGACCCCATCGACTGCCAATGACAAGCACGCTCAAAGGCGTGGGCAGCCCGATACAACGTCGATTCCTGCCAGTGCTTGGCGACCAGCATCAGGCCGATCGGGCGGCCGCCTTCTCCGAGACCACACGGGATCGAGATCGCGGGATGATGGGTGATGTTGAACGGGCAGGTATTGGTGATTTGCTCCCAGCTGTGTTGCATCAGGGTTTGCAGCGGGGCGTCGGCTGACGGAATCTTGGAGGCCATCATCCGCGTCGTCGGCATCAATAGCAGATCGTATCCACTGAGCGCCTTGTCATAGGCCGCGCGTAATCTTCGGCGAAGATTTTGCGCCTTGAAGTAGTAATAGCCCCGATAATATTTGTCGGTGTAGGCGCCGAGCAGCATGCCGACCTTGACGGTGTCGGGCAATTCGTTGGCGCGTTCGCGAAGCGAGCCCAGCCGGCCGGCGAGCGAGACTGGATAGACGCCTTCGATGTTGCGGGGCAGGGCGCTCTTTATCATTCCGTGATACGTGCCCTCGAGCGCGATCGCCGACCAGATCGGGACGCCGATCAAATGCCATGGAATCGATATTTCCTCGATTAGTGCGCCGAGGCCTTGCAGCACTTTTGCCGCCTCCCGTACACCCGCATCGACATCGGGATGTGAATCGTATTGGCCAAATCCTTCCTGAACGACGCCGATTTTCATGCCGGCAATCTCTTGACCGATCGCCTTGGTGTAGGTGTCGAGTTTCAGACCGGCTTGCCGGGAGTCGTAGCCGTCCTCCCCAGCCATCACTTCCAGAAACAGTGCATTGTCGGCGACCGTCGCGGTGAGCGGTCCAGCATGATCGATCGTCGGATCCATGCCCATAATGCCGGTATAGGGAACAAGGCCCCAGGTCGGCTTGATACCCACGACGCCGGAGAGCGATGCGGGTATCCTGATTGAGCCGGCCTGGTCGCCGCCGGTAGCCATATCGACCTCGCCGAGCGCAACCAATGCACCGGAGCCGGTCGAAGACCCGCCGGGAGTATGGCCCCAGGCGCGCGGGTTATGAACCGGACCCGATGTACTCGTGGCCGCGCCACCGGAGAAGGAGAAGTATTCGCAAACCGATTTGCCGATGATCTCGGCGCCGGCGTCGAGCAGCCGCGTGATGACCGGAGCATCGAATTCCGGCACATAGCCCTCCAGCACCGATGCGCCGTTTGTGAGCGGAACGCCAGCGAGGGAATAGGTGTCCTTGATGGCGACCTTCTTCCCGGAGAGTTTTCCATTGCTTGCGCCCCTGATCTGGGCCTTCACAATCCAAGCGCCGTGCTTGTTCTCTTCGCCTTCCGGCCGATAATATCCGCTGCGCGGATATTTGATCTCGGGGACGTCGTCCGCGAGCGAAGTGATAAGCCGATAGCCGTCGGCAAACGGCTTGATGAAGTCGATGACGGAATCGGCATAGCTGTCGGTGACGTCGATCCCCAGGGCGTCGCCCAGTTTACGTACCTGTTCGGTCGAAGGCATTTTAAAAGTCATCAGGCTTTCTCACTCTAGAGTGGATGCTAAGGCGGCGATCAGCTCGACTTCTTGAACGGCTCCCGACGCCGATCTCGTAGTGACCTTCCTCCACCAGGGAAGATCAAGGATTGGATCGGGCGTCCGACTTCGATCAGTGTTACGCAGGCGGGTCCGGCGCTTGGTCGAATTTGCTCGCGGCCATTTTTCGGTAACACACCGACGGGTCAGCCCGCTTGGTTGGCCCTGCCTGATGCTTGCCTGTGTGCGCCAATGTTCGTCATTGATCTCGGCGGCCGCTTGTCCATTTTTTCGGCATGGGATGGCACATCTCTTGCTTGAATAGTCCGATATCCGAGGGCGACGATCTCGATCGGAGAATTTCGATGCTGAGTGCCCAGAATATTGTCGGGGTGAGCCGGTGCTTTGAGCAATGGCATCACGCGACTTGCCACAATTATTCGATTACTGATTATCGGCGAACCGGCCGGGGAACTTTCAGTGGGTATATCTCCGCGCGATCGTTTGGCGCGCTTACCGTCAGTCAACTTTCGTCTTCAGCTTCCGAAAGCCGAATTGAGGTCATTCGCGGTTCCACGGAAATCCGCGCGGATCCGCGTGATCACTTCATGCTGTTGCTTGTTTATTGCGGCGATGTTGGATTAGCGCAAAGTGGACGAACGGCTCGTGTTCTGAATGGCGACATGATCATCTATGATCAGGCGAGGCCTTTCACGATGGAGTTTGGTGCGGATACGCGTCAGATCATCGTTACGATACCACGGGCGCTCATGACTTCCCGCGTACCCGATGTGGAGCGCTTCACTGCCCGGCGGATCGCGTCGGCGTCGAAACTCGGAACGCTGACGGCGACGGTGGTACGTCAGCTGGTCGAATTGGAACCTTCGCTAGACGAAGACGTCGCGAACCGGGTGGGAGCTTCTGCGCTTGACATCCTGGCAACGACCCTCGATGTGGAATTTTCGGGAGATGCGGAGGGAAAAGGCAGAAATCATGAGCGCCTCGCGCGCGTGAAGCGCTACGTGGTCGCTAACCTGCACGATCCGGAAATGACGGTCGACAGTATCGCCACGGCCCAAAACCTGGCGCCGCGCACGCTGCACCGGCTGTTTTCCGCCGAAGGCACAACACCCATACGCTGGCTGTGGCAGCAGCGTCTTTCCGCGAGCTACAAGGCGCTCGCTGAAGGACATGTGAGACATGTCACCGATGCCGCGCTGAGCTTCGGCTTCACCGATCTTTCTCATTTTAGCCGGGCATTCAAGAAGACGTTTGGCCATGCCCCGCATACGCTGGCGCGCCGCTGATCGGCTTCAATCGTCGGCGATCCTGGCCGTGACGACGAAGGTGCTTGGAAATGTATTCGAGCAACACGCCGGGATCGGCAATCACACGTTAGTTTCGACCCGTGCGGATCACGCTGGCCCGTGTCCTATGGGATGAATCGAAATGGGCTGAACCTCAGTGGTAAAGAACGTTCGATTGGCAACCACAACCAATACTTTGGCAGTTCGAGGCAAGCGAGAGCGACTACCGCCGCGCTATCATAACAATCAATGAACCGGAATTTCATGGTTTCGCAGGTCAGGATCGGCGCCGCAGCACGATACGATTCCGCGACGGAGCGTTGTGGCAGATGATCGGCAAATCGCAACGAGGAGAAATACCATGGGTATGAGCCGCAGAGCGTTATTGAAGGGCGGAGTAACCGCGACCGTTTTCGCGCCTGCGCTGGTCCGGCATGCCGCGGCGGCTGATCCGATTGTCATCGCGAGTATGTACGATCTTTCCGGGGGCCTCGAAGCGTCTGGCAAGCCGATGTACGACGTCCTCAATTTCGCGGTCAGTGAAATCAACGAGGCTGGCGGTCTGCTCGGCCGCGAGATCAAGGTCGTCAGCTTCGATACACAGACTAATATGCAGCTCTATGCCCAGTACGCGCAGGAAGCGGCGCTTAAGAATAAGGTCGCAGTCGTGCATGGCGGAATTACTTCCGCTTCGCGGGAAGTGATCAGGCCGGTGCTCGATAAGTACAAGACGCTGTATTTCTACGATATGCCTTACGAAGGTGGCGTTTGCGATCGCAACATCTTCATTGACGGGGTGACGCCCGCGCATAATACCGAAATCCTCGTCGAATACGGCCTCAAGAACTGGGGGAAAAAGGTCTACACGCTCGCCGCCGACTATAATTACGGCCAGATCACCTCGGACTGGGTGAAGAAGTACGTTAAGGATGGCGGAGGCGAGGTGCTCGGCACGGAGTTCTTCCCACTCGATGCGACGAATTTCGGCAGCACGATCTCGAAGATTCAGGCAGCCAAACCTGACTGGATCATGACGATCCTGGTCGGCGGCGGCCCGATTTCGTTCTATCGTCAGTTCAACGCAGCCGGTCTGTCCGGGAAAATCCCGATCGCATCGACGACTTTCTCGGGCGCCAACGAGCAACTTGTTCTCACACCTGAAGAGAGCAACGGTGTCGTTGTGGCCTACAACTATCTGCAGACGCTCGACAACCCGGTCAACAAGGACTTTCTCAGGCGAGTCCGCGCCAAATTCGGTGCCGACTATCCACCCATCTCCGATCTGACGATGGCGAGCTATCAGGGAATGTTGCTCTGGGCTGCCGGAATCAAGAAGGCAGGTACGCTGGATCGGGAAAAGGTGATCGAGGCGCTCGAAAGCGGGATCAGTATAGATGCTCCGAGTGGATCCGTGACGCTCGATCCCCAGACCCACCACTGCGTCTTCGATGTTCATCTCGCCAAGATGCAGGACAAGCAGCCGGTTCTTATCGAAACCTTCCCGCAGCGCAAGCCTGCCGATACGGCGGCGGTATGCGATTTGAAGAAGAATCCTCGCGACGCCAAGCAGTACATCATCAAGGTGATGTAGGGCGTTTTCGAGCGAAGTGGATACCGGTTCGCGAAGAAAACGCGTCAAAGCAAAAGACTGGAGCCGGGGTTTTATCAGAACCGAGGGCTCTAGCAGCGAAAGGCGCGGGGCGTTCGCCGCGTGGCGGCGCCCCGGACGGAGACCGCTCGCGATCTGCCGCCAGCACGACGCGATGGCGTATTTGCGGAGTAAACTGACGTTGGATCTAGCAATCGTTGTCGGGATTGACTTCATCTATGCCGTGGCGACGCTGGCGCTGATCAGTGTCGGCCTCGCCATCGTTTTCGGCATGATGCGCATCATCAATCTTGCCCACGGGGAATTCATGGTGATGGGCAGCTACAGTGCGGCGGTTGCCGTGCACCATCACATCAACATCTGGATCGCCATTCTCGTGATCCCGCCGATTGCGGTAGCGGTCATTGGCGCCGTCATTGAACGTCTGATCATACGGCATCTTTATGGGCGCATGGTCGAAACCATGTTGGCGACCTGGGGGCTGAGCCTCTTCATCGTCGGCGGCCTGACCATGGTGTTCGGCGATATCACCGAAGGCGTGCCGACGCCTCTGCGGGGAATCACCATTGGCGCCTACCAGGCGAGCGGTTACAGCTTGTTCGTGATCGCCATGTCGATCGTAACGATCATCGGTGTCTATATTATATTGCGCACCAGCCGGCTCGGGCTGTTAGCGCGCGGAACGATGCAGAACGCGGAAATGGCCGCGGCGCTCGGCGTCGACACTTCGCGAATCTATGCCGTGACATTTGCGTTCGGCGCGGCGTTAGCGGGACTGGCCGGCGGCATACTCGCGCCCGTTTCAGGCGTCTTTCCCAATATCGGCGGCTCGTATATCGGCCGCGCTTTTATTACTGTCATCGGCGGAGGGCCGGCGGCGCTGGTCGGCACCATCTCAGCTTCGACCCTATTTGGCGTCATCAACCAGCTTGCGACGTTTGCCAGCAACCCGGTCTACGGCGAAGTGGCGCTGCTTGTCGCGGCGATCATCCTAATCCGCCTGTTGCCGCAGGGGATCACCGGCCGTTATTTCCGGGGCCATCTATGAAAGCGTGTCTTCGCTCAAATGCCGGTCTCGTTTTCGTCGGCGCCGTTGGCATCTTGCTGTTGGTCGGTCTGCCCCTCGTGCTCGATCTGTACACCTTGTTGCAGGTCACGCTGTATGTGATTTTCGCGATCCTGGCGCTCAGCCTTGCGTTTATTTGGGGCTATGGCGGCATTCTCTGCTTCGGCCATTCCGCGTTCTTCGGGCTGGGCGCCTACGCCTATGCGGTAAGCGTCATCAATATCGGTGACAGCACCTTGCCATTCGTGATCGCGATGGCGATGCCGGCCCTGTTTGCGGCCGCACTCGGCTATTTCATGTTCTATGCGCGCATCAGCGACGTCTACGTCGGCGTCATCACACTGACGGTCACGCTGATATTTTACAATGTGGTCAACTCGACAGCCGGACCG comes from the Bradyrhizobium erythrophlei genome and includes:
- a CDS encoding M20 family metallopeptidase — translated: MAGDLPRSLLSVAVARATLEPVSAKNFTSPLQRIIVSLYPILGASGKFAQSPPCDAAFGEVLAFDHLSQERLVSLLTTFVAYPSQQSELQESDPAVRSFIRDCAAPLLEEMGARFSYDQMGNLVLDAGPKGTGRSILFVGYAMTHPGAAMSDPFTPKVIETARGQAVRGRGVAEQKTALAALFGALGAALAEGRLEGQLIFALTTAGETGRHDAVASVMQMLADKPACAVVCIGTDNRVAIGNKGRVDFDIFVHGKASHSSAPWNGVNAINGAQHVLQQIEALDLDVADHPAFGPATLTPTAIDSSPKATHTVPDTVRMTFDRRLLPGESPEAAYEAIRGRVSVDSPWSLSFRRGPVMFPNELALDGPLFKKLHTAFSRAGQRELASFHCNFALDAGYFSRNGIEAVMLGPGEVDQFHSNEEQVLVADLVHMANVYYQLIRCSVGPS
- a CDS encoding GntR family transcriptional regulator, with product MAQAKLVPPPWTPSWTVENKTLSAVEQAYNYILEGILSGALAPGMRVPSEAVAEALHISRMPVRDALRRLEGDGAITIYANRGATVAEYSHDEVIQLIEMRAVLEALGARLALPNIGPREIDEIMHLKLRMERSADDVAHWIAFHDAFHNYLTSLSRRPLLVRQTERIRMMLRPYFRRHHVETHELEIPGHEHQKIVDAVYRGDPGEVEQTVRAHALANVEKIAKLT
- a CDS encoding dihydroorotate dehydrogenase electron transfer subunit, yielding MLQQVNALVTVNRPLAGDYWLIELEAPSIARQLSPGQFVNIRIPGLVPFLRRPFSVYRVNQERTRLQVAYKMLGEGTRLMTTAFSEGGFCDVIGPLGKGFSLPEQAKRIAVIGRGIGIAALPTLVDLAATRNIDVHGFLSARTPPNLIGADIFADHGFPVETHVDGDRNVELVTDLLQAQISRTSFDAIYVCGSNRLTRAAHRLAQQAGILSEVAMEQHMACGFGDCHGCVIAVNTDRESTEKAWREVCHHGPVFQTWEIINASA
- a CDS encoding dihydroorotate dehydrogenase, encoding MPAPDLSVTIAGITMKNPLTVGSGTYGHHGRFSQFFPVEVMGALVPKTIRTYKWPGNPAPRLHETPAGLHTSVGIPCNSWEHFLAHDVPILEAQKLPVIQSVIGRTEDEYVDIVGRCSDLGIFAALELNLSCPNLKQGGLDFGYDPDAAYQVVERCKQRSAVPVFAKLAPDYSSLVPVAQAVESAGADAISMINGPRAMCIDYRTRKPIIGNKIGALGGPALKSLAVYMIWAVYRAVKIPIIGMGGVADFRDVIEFMAAGARAVAFGTVNYVDPLALPRALADLTKYLEENGVSDVNELVGAAHDEPRAIADIPQVDAAKAGVPQKVVA
- a CDS encoding amidohydrolase family protein, with product MLISRGRVLDVDGDLDRPAVSDIFIENGHIVAVGADAAKAAVQRAEVTKIDAGDKLVIPGLINAHYHSHDTMLRGLFEQLPLDAWMLYSGPGNYSRPSPSRIGLRTMLGAAECLLNGITTVQDMPAMSQADHDQINAIVAAYEQSGIRVVLAPQISDRAPVECVPYWRGLPAASDPLLANGVNVRDYKTLIEERVGSVDMARLSWAIGPSGPQRCTDDLLSWTAAVARRHGLQIFTHLYEARSQAVLARQLYPQGSLLDHLAKFGLLGPHLTVAHGVWISRQEIERFGAAGANVVCNPISNLKLLNGFAPVVEYAKAGANIALGCDNCSGNDAQNMFQAMKAFALMWGMYSGAGEEGAARSAYKAATIGGARALKKADEIGLVRPGYRADLVLINLTDTAYRPLNSAVKQLVFGESGKGVDTVIVDGRVVVEKSRLTTISEAELHRSAEAWRAELSVESMRVSKRNEGFLRDILAAYEEANRYPIEFDRFLLRQQ
- a CDS encoding acetamidase/formamidase family protein, which produces MDNTAIKVAATPQTVKWGFFDPSTPAITSVASGSEVVIDTVSGEPPHLPNDSTFEILSEHRPILEAAERGQGPHLLTGPIHVEGAKPGDVLAVDILDVILRQNWGFNLIIPLLGTIPDDFPDFVLKILPIDKQAKTVTLPWGGKLALKPFFGVMGVAPPPNWGRITSIVPRAMGGNMDNKELVAGTKVYFPVFNEGAQFTVGDGHGVQGDGEVCITAVETALTGRFKFTVLKGKELTAPRAETPTHYITMGFDEDLDDAVRQALRDMITWIGEVRGLSKTDAYTLCSLAADIRVTQMVNLAKGAHCMLPKSILA